Within Candidatus Polarisedimenticolia bacterium, the genomic segment GGCGTGCCGTTCTCGATGGTCGTGCGCCCGCTGGATAACGGCCGGCTGGACGCCTACCTGGCCGGCCTGCGGAAGATCACGGGGAACGAGCTGATCTCCAAGTACGACGCGGCGCGCGGGGTGCTGCGGGCGCTGCGCCCCGGGCGCGCGGTCGGATTGATGATCGACCAGAACGTGCGCGGCGACGGCGGCCTCTTCGTCCAGTTCTTCGGCGCTCCCGCGTCCACGACGCCGGCGCTCGCGACCTTCGCCCTGAAATCCGGCGCGCCGATCGTGCCCGTCTTCTCGTACCCGCTTCCGGACGGCCGGTTCCTGGTCCGCTACGGCGAGCCGATCGTCGCCGCGCGGCGCGGGACCCTGGCCGAGGACATCTTCGCCCTCACACAGCAGTGCACCACGCGGCTGGAGGACGAGATCCGCCGGCGCCCCGACTGCTGGCTGTGGATGCACAACCGCTGGCGGACGCAACGGACGGCCGCGGCACCCCCTGCGGCCGCTGCGGCGACCGAGCCGGGGCACGCTGCGGCGACCCCCTCCGCCGCCGGGCGCGCGACGACGCACCCATGAGCCGCCCCGCCGTCTTCATGGACCGGGACGGGACCATCAGCGAGGAGGTGGGATACGTCAATCACCTCTCCCGCTACCGGCTCCTGCCTCGGAGCCTCGAGGCGATCCGGCTGCTCAACGACGCCGGCTTCCTGACGGTCGTGACGACCAACCAGTCGGGGGTGGCCCGCGGCTACTTCAGCCAGGCGCTCGTCGAGGAAGTGCACGCGCGACTTCGATCGCTTGCGGCCTCCGGGGGGGCGCGCCTGGACGCCATCTATTACTGCCCGCACCATCCCGCAGAGGGGAGCCCTCCCTGGCGTGCCCAGTGCGACTGTCGCAAGCCGAAGCCGGGTATGATCCTGCGGGCGGCGCGCGAGCACCCGATTGATTTGAAGACGTCGTTCGTGGTGGGGGACAGCGTGGTGGACATCGAAGCCGGCGCGTCCGCCGGGGTGCCCGGAGTCCTGGTCCTGACAGGATACGGCCGCGGCCTCGTGGAGCACCAGAGAGAGAGGTTCAGGACGCCCCCGGCGCACACGGCCGACGACCTCCTGGACGCGGTGCGCTGGATCCTGGGACGACGGACGGCCGGAGGGCGCCCGTGACCCTGCGCGATTCGCTGTTGAAGTCCATCGACCGGATGGCCGGGCTGAGCGTCCTGGTCGTCGCCGATCTCGTGCTGGACGAATTCGAGTACGGCGAGATCGACAGGGTCTCGCGGGAGGCGCCGGTCCTCATCCTGAGGCACCGGAAGACGGACCGTCTGCCGGGCGGCGGCGCCAACGCCGTCCACAACCTCGCATCGCTCGAAGGGCGCCCCGTGGTCGTGGGCCGGGTCGGCCAGGATGAGTCGGGTGAACGGCTCGTCGCGATCCTGCGCGAGCGCGGGGCGGACACCTCGCGCATCTGGCGCGATCCCGGTTACGCCACGCCGGTGAAACGCCGCGTGCTGGCCGGAAGCGCCCACTCGGTGAAGCAGCAGATCGTCCGCGTCGACCGGGGCGGGGGGTGCGGCGCGCCCGTCGAAGGGCGGCCCCTGTGGCCTTCGATCCGCGAGGCCCTCGGACAGGCGAAGGGCGTCCTGATCTCCGATTACGGGCTCGGCCTCATGCACCCGGGAACCATCGGTCCGGTCCTCGATGCGGTGCGCGGCGCGCGTTTGCCCCTCTTCGTGGACTCCCGCTCCCAGCTCCGATCGTACCGCGGCATGAAGGCGGCGACGCCCAACCTGCAGGAGGCGGAAGCGGCCCTCGGCGAGCGCGTGAACGATGATCCGGACAAGCTGGCGCGCGCCGGGACGCTCCTGCGCGAGGCCATCGACGCCGAAACGATCGTCGTGACGCGCGGCAGCCGCGGCATGTCCGTGTTCACCCGCGGCGCCGATCCGCTCCACCTCCCCGTGTACGGCACCGACGAGGTGGCGGACGTGACCGGGGCGGGCGACACGGTGATCAGCGTCTGCGCCCTGGCGATGCTGTCGGGCTGCGCCCCGGCGGAGGCTGCCCGGCTCGCCAACTACGCCGGAGGGATCGTGGTCATGAAGCGCGGGACGGCGACCGTCAGCCGCGACGAGCTGCGCCGGGCCGTGCGCTCCGATCCGGCCGTCGACAGCCCGTCGCCGCCGGCGTGACCCGGCCCCGCGCCAGAAGCGCAGGCCGGATCGTCGCTCTTCCCCGGCTGCAGCGCCTCGTCTCCCGGCTGCGCCGCCGCCGACCGCGCCCGCGGATCGTCCTCGCCAACGGGCTCTTCGACCTTCTGCACGTCGGCCACGTCCGATATCTCAGGGCCGCGAGCCGGCTGGGAGACGTCCTGGTCGTCGCACTGAACAGCGACCGGTCGGCCCGCTCCCTGCGCGGCCCCGGCCGGCCGATCGTCCCGGCCGCGGACCGCTCCCGCCTGGTCGCGGCGCTCGACGGGGTCGATTTCGTGGTCCGGTTCCCCTCGCCCACGGTCGCGCCGCTCCTCCGCCGGCTTCGCCCCGATGTCCACTGCAAAGGCACGGACTACACGGCGGCCAGCGTGCCCGAACGGGAGGTGGTGCGAGCCTACGGCGGAACGGTGCGCATCGCCGGCGATCCCAAACGGCACGCCACGAGCGACCTGATCACCGGGCTGCGCCTGCGATTCGGGCCCGATGGGTCCGGCCCCGGCCGACGCGCCCGGCGCGGCTGAATGCAGAAAGGGGGAGCCAAGCGGCTCCCCCTCGCATCGTCCCGCACGGTGCATCAAGACCGCGGGTGTTTATTTCTTCTTGCCCTTCTCGTCCTGCCCGTCCTTCTCCTCCTGCTCGCCGGCCGCCTCGGCGGCCCCTTCCATCGCGGCCGCCTCGGCCGCCTCCTTCTCGCGCCCCTTGGCCTTGCGGTCCCGCCTGGCCTTCTTCTCTTCCTTCTGCTTCTTGAAGACCGGCTCCGAGCCCACCAGCTCGACGATCGCCATGTCGGCGCCGTCCCCCGGACGGGGCCCCAGCTTCAGGATGCGCGAGTAGCCGCCCGGGCGGGACGTGAACCTCGGTCCGAGGGTGTCGAACAGCTTCTTGACCACCCCCTTGTCGTGGACCAGCCCCAGGACCATGCGTCGCGAGTGCAGGTCGTCGCGCCGGGCCATCGTGATGAGCTTCTCCGCATAGGGCCGGAGCTCCTTGGCCTTCGGGAGAGTGGTGGTCAGGCGCTCGTGCCGGAACAGATCGGTCGCCAGGTTGCGGAGCAGCGCCTTCCTGTGCTCCTTCGTGCGGCCGAGCTTCCGGTATCCTGCGTTGTGGCGCATCGGAGTGCTACTCCTCCTTCGGCTTCAGGATATGGTCGACCTTCATGCCGAGCGAGAGGCCCATTTCGGCCAGGAGCTCCTTGATCTCGTTCAGCGACTTGCGGCCGAAATTCTTGGTCTTGAGCATCTCCGCCTCGGTCTTCTGGACCAGGTCGGCGATCGTCTTGATGTCGGCGTTCTTCAGGCAATTGTAGGAGCGCACCGACAGCTCCAGCTCCTCGATCGAGCGCATCAGGTTCTCGCGCATGCGGTCCTTCTCGCGATCGACCTCCTCCACGTCCATCTCGGGTGTTTCCTCGAAATTGATGAAGATGGACAGGTGGTCCTTCAGGAGCTTGCTGGCGAGGGCGACCGCGCTCTGCGGCTGCACGGCGCCGTTCGTCCAGACCTCGATGGTCAGCTTGTCGTAGTCGGTGGTCTGGCCCAGGCGCGCGTCCTCGACGGTGTAGTTCACCTTCTTGACCGGGGAGTGCACCGAATCGATCGGGATGAATCCGATCGACAGGTCCGTGTCGAAGTTCCGATCGGCCGGCACGTAGCCGCGCCCCGGCTTGACGCGCATCTCGATGTTCAGGCGCCCTTCCTCCGAGAGCGTGGCGATGTGCACCTCGGGATCCAGGATCTCGACGTTCGGGTTCGTCTCGATGTGGCCCGCCTTGACGTCCCCCGCCCCCTCGGCGCGCAGGTAGATGGTCTCGGCGTGGCTCACGTTCAGCTTGAGCGGGATCTGCTTCAGGTTGAGGATCAGGTCGATGGTGTCCTCCACCACCCCCGGGATCGACGTGAACTCGTGCTGCACGCCCTCGATCTTGACCGCCGTGATCGCCGCCCCTTCGATGGACGACAGGAGGACCCGGCGCAGGACGTTGCCGATCGTCGTGCCGAAGCCCCTCTCGAAGGGCTGCGCCCAGAACTTCCCGTACGTCGGGGTCAGCAACTCCAGATCGCATTCAAGGCGCTTCGGCCTCTGGAAACCTTTCCACAGCATCGGGTCCATCCTCCTCGCGGGCCGCGCGTGCGGCGGCCCGGATCGTTTACTTGCTGTAAAGCTCGACGATGAGCTGTTCCTGGATCGGCATCGTGACGTCCTCCCGCCGCGGCAGGGAGGCGACGGTCCCCCGGACCGTCGCGGTGTCCACGGACAGCCACTGCGGGAAACCGCGGGCGCGGGCCTGCTCGAAGGAGGCCAGGAGAGCGTCGTGCTTCTCCATCTTGGCCTTGGGGGCGATGACCTGACCCGCCCGGACGAGATACGACGGGATGTCCACCTTGCGGCCGTCGACGCGCACGTGCCCGTGCGACACGAACTGGCGCGCCTGGGCCCGCGACGCCGTGAACCCGAGCCGGTAGACGACGTTGTCGAGACGGCGCTCGAGGTTGATCAGGAGCAGCTCGCCGGTGACCCCCTTCTTCCGGCTGGCCTCCTGGAAGGCGAGACGGAACGGCTTCTCGAGGACCCGGTAGAGCCTCTTGACCTTCTGCTTCTCGCGCAGCTGGACGCCGTATCCCTGCAGCTTCACGCGGCGCTTGCCGTGCTGGCCCGGAGCGAAGTTCCGGCGCTCGATGGCGCACTTCTCGGTGTAGCAGCGCGCCCCCTTCAAGAACAGCTTCAGCCCCTCGCGGCGGCAGAGCCGGCAGACCGAACCACGAATATTCGCCACTCCTGGATCCTCCTCTTCTCAGACGCGCCGGCGCTTCGGGGGACGGCAGCCGTTATGCGGGATCGGCGTGACGTCCTTGATCGCCTTGATTTCGAGCCCCACGGCCTGCATGGCGCGGATCGAGGACTCCCGTCCCGCACCCGGCCCCGTGACGCGGACTTCCACCTGCCGGACACCGTGCTCCTTGGCCGCGTTCGCCGCCGCCTGGGCCGCGATCTGCGCGGCGAACGGCGTGCCCTTGCGCGAGCCCTTGAAGCCGATGCAGCCGGCGGACGACCAGGACAGGACGTTCCCCGTCTGGTCGCAGATGGTGATCACCGTGTTGTTGAAGCTGGCATGGACGTGGGCGATCGCGAAGGGGACGTTCTTCTTGTCCTTCTTCTTCCCGGGCGCCTTGCGCACCGCCGGGGCGCCCTCCGCCGGGGCGGCCGCGACCTCCTTGCCGGCCGGAGCGGTCCCCTCCTTCGCCTCCGCCTTCTTCGGCGCCTTGGGCGGCTTCTCCGCCCGCGGGGCGGCTTCCTTCCCGGCCCCTTCCTTCGGTTCCTTCGCCTCGGCCATGTGTTCCCAGCCTCCTAGCCCTTCTTGCCGACCGGCGCCTTCTTCTTGCCGGCCACGGTCTTGCGCGGGCCCTTGCGGGTGCGCGCGTTCGTGTGCGTCCTCTGCCCCCGCACCGGGAGGTTGCGGCGGTGCCGCATGCCACGGTAGCAGCCGATATCGATCAGCCGCTTGATGTCCATCTGCACGTTCTTGCGCAGGTCCCCCTCGACCTGCCCCTCCTCCTGGATCACGTCGCGGATCCGGCGCACCTCGTCCTCGGCCAGATCCTTCACCTTGATGTCCTTCGTGACCCCGGCCTTCGACAGGATGCGGCTGCTGCGCGAACGGCCGATCCCGAAGATGTACGTCAGCGCGATCTCGACCCTCTTGTTCTGCGGTAGGTCGACTCCGGCGATGCGTGCCACGTGGCTTCTCCTTCTATCCCTGGCGCTGCTTGTGCTTCGGGTTGTCGCAGATCACCCGCACCACGCCGCGCCTCTTGATGACCTTGCACTTGTCGCAGATTCTCTTGACCGACGCCCTGACTTTCATCGCCTCGAGGCCTCCCGCCTCACTTGAACCGGTACACGATCCGCCCCCGCGACAGGTCGTAGGGCGACAGCTCCACGAGCACCCTGTCTCCCGTCAGGATCCGGATGAAGTTCTTGCGCATCTTTCCCGAAATATGCGCCAGCACCTGGTGCTTGTTGTCCAGCTGCACCCTGAACATGGCGTTCGGCAGCGGCTCGACCACGGTCGCTTCCACCTGGATCGCCTCGTCCTTCGGCAACTACAAGCCCTCCACGTCGCCGCCGAGAACGAGCGGGCCATCCTCGGTGATCGCGATCGACCGCTCGAAATGCGCCGACAGCGACCCGTCGATCGTCGACGCCGTCCAGCCGTCGGAATGGATCCGCACCGCCGGGCCGCCGAGGTTCACCATCGGCTCGATCGCCAGGACCAGGCCCTCCTTGAGGACCGGGCCCGATCCCGGGTTCCCGTAATTGGGGACCTGGGGATCCTCG encodes:
- the rpsK gene encoding 30S ribosomal protein S11 — encoded protein: MRKAPGKKKDKKNVPFAIAHVHASFNNTVITICDQTGNVLSWSSAGCIGFKGSRKGTPFAAQIAAQAAANAAKEHGVRQVEVRVTGPGAGRESSIRAMQAVGLEIKAIKDVTPIPHNGCRPPKRRRV
- a CDS encoding DNA-directed RNA polymerase subunit alpha; amino-acid sequence: MLWKGFQRPKRLECDLELLTPTYGKFWAQPFERGFGTTIGNVLRRVLLSSIEGAAITAVKIEGVQHEFTSIPGVVEDTIDLILNLKQIPLKLNVSHAETIYLRAEGAGDVKAGHIETNPNVEILDPEVHIATLSEEGRLNIEMRVKPGRGYVPADRNFDTDLSIGFIPIDSVHSPVKKVNYTVEDARLGQTTDYDKLTIEVWTNGAVQPQSAVALASKLLKDHLSIFINFEETPEMDVEEVDREKDRMRENLMRSIEELELSVRSYNCLKNADIKTIADLVQKTEAEMLKTKNFGRKSLNEIKELLAEMGLSLGMKVDHILKPKEE
- the rpsD gene encoding 30S ribosomal protein S4, coding for MANIRGSVCRLCRREGLKLFLKGARCYTEKCAIERRNFAPGQHGKRRVKLQGYGVQLREKQKVKRLYRVLEKPFRLAFQEASRKKGVTGELLLINLERRLDNVVYRLGFTASRAQARQFVSHGHVRVDGRKVDIPSYLVRAGQVIAPKAKMEKHDALLASFEQARARGFPQWLSVDTATVRGTVASLPRREDVTMPIQEQLIVELYSK
- the rpmJ gene encoding 50S ribosomal protein L36, which produces MKVRASVKRICDKCKVIKRRGVVRVICDNPKHKQRQG
- a CDS encoding adenylyltransferase/cytidyltransferase family protein — encoded protein: MTRPRARSAGRIVALPRLQRLVSRLRRRRPRPRIVLANGLFDLLHVGHVRYLRAASRLGDVLVVALNSDRSARSLRGPGRPIVPAADRSRLVAALDGVDFVVRFPSPTVAPLLRRLRPDVHCKGTDYTAASVPEREVVRAYGGTVRIAGDPKRHATSDLITGLRLRFGPDGSGPGRRARRG
- a CDS encoding lysophospholipid acyltransferase family protein; its protein translation is MRTETRPDPRTPLRRLRHLPQTRGVRHALSYLLCRALLTALGFLPRRAGLGIGRACGLLFHAASARHRRIARANLERAFGGDLTPRERERLARASFAHAGMIMADAAYFGRIARHPLDRVAVFEGTEHLRAAASGKRGVLVFSGHFGHWELIGLLQPRLGVPFSMVVRPLDNGRLDAYLAGLRKITGNELISKYDAARGVLRALRPGRAVGLMIDQNVRGDGGLFVQFFGAPASTTPALATFALKSGAPIVPVFSYPLPDGRFLVRYGEPIVAARRGTLAEDIFALTQQCTTRLEDEIRRRPDCWLWMHNRWRTQRTAAAPPAAAAATEPGHAAATPSAAGRATTHP
- the gmhB gene encoding D-glycero-beta-D-manno-heptose 1,7-bisphosphate 7-phosphatase yields the protein MSRPAVFMDRDGTISEEVGYVNHLSRYRLLPRSLEAIRLLNDAGFLTVVTTNQSGVARGYFSQALVEEVHARLRSLAASGGARLDAIYYCPHHPAEGSPPWRAQCDCRKPKPGMILRAAREHPIDLKTSFVVGDSVVDIEAGASAGVPGVLVLTGYGRGLVEHQRERFRTPPAHTADDLLDAVRWILGRRTAGGRP
- the rpsM gene encoding 30S ribosomal protein S13, which produces MARIAGVDLPQNKRVEIALTYIFGIGRSRSSRILSKAGVTKDIKVKDLAEDEVRRIRDVIQEEGQVEGDLRKNVQMDIKRLIDIGCYRGMRHRRNLPVRGQRTHTNARTRKGPRKTVAGKKKAPVGKKG
- a CDS encoding PfkB family carbohydrate kinase, giving the protein MTLRDSLLKSIDRMAGLSVLVVADLVLDEFEYGEIDRVSREAPVLILRHRKTDRLPGGGANAVHNLASLEGRPVVVGRVGQDESGERLVAILRERGADTSRIWRDPGYATPVKRRVLAGSAHSVKQQIVRVDRGGGCGAPVEGRPLWPSIREALGQAKGVLISDYGLGLMHPGTIGPVLDAVRGARLPLFVDSRSQLRSYRGMKAATPNLQEAEAALGERVNDDPDKLARAGTLLREAIDAETIVVTRGSRGMSVFTRGADPLHLPVYGTDEVADVTGAGDTVISVCALAMLSGCAPAEAARLANYAGGIVVMKRGTATVSRDELRRAVRSDPAVDSPSPPA
- the rplQ gene encoding 50S ribosomal protein L17, with product MRHNAGYRKLGRTKEHRKALLRNLATDLFRHERLTTTLPKAKELRPYAEKLITMARRDDLHSRRMVLGLVHDKGVVKKLFDTLGPRFTSRPGGYSRILKLGPRPGDGADMAIVELVGSEPVFKKQKEEKKARRDRKAKGREKEAAEAAAMEGAAEAAGEQEEKDGQDEKGKKK
- the infA gene encoding translation initiation factor IF-1; its protein translation is MPKDEAIQVEATVVEPLPNAMFRVQLDNKHQVLAHISGKMRKNFIRILTGDRVLVELSPYDLSRGRIVYRFK